A region of Thermobifida halotolerans DNA encodes the following proteins:
- a CDS encoding FtsW/RodA/SpoVE family cell cycle protein, producing MTDETTPRHGRRRNTELAMLTVALSVFAIGLGLAGLQLDGRVPDVLWTFTAVLGSGALAVHVALRFLAPWADPLILPLTVLLNGIGLILIWGLHAEAGDSDATAPRQLMWTGLGQLACLATLLLVRRPQHLQRYPYLMALAGLALLASPMLPVVGLDQYGARRWLSFGDFTVQPSEFAKIPLVVFLAAYLGVKRDALSLAATQITVRGVKIFSVPRMRDMGPMTAAWGIAILILVGTKDLGTSLLLFTLFLAMLYAATQRKSWAGIGLAMFLAGAYAAHLLFWHVQQRVTIWLHAFSPEVYHDPQGSRQVVDGLFALADGGLLGVGFGTGRASTLFAADSDLIMVSLGEKFGLAGLAAVLVATLLLVERAFRAALAAREVFVKLMTTGLAFLWAFQVFVVVGGITLLIPLSGMTFPLLAVGGSSLVTSWIVVGLWLRVGDQARRPAAASEHDGGPTVELPSTVVGEVWNRALAATRSAADGSAS from the coding sequence ATGACCGACGAGACCACGCCCCGCCACGGGCGGCGGCGCAACACCGAACTGGCCATGCTGACCGTGGCTCTCTCGGTGTTCGCCATCGGTCTCGGCCTCGCCGGACTGCAACTGGACGGACGCGTACCCGACGTGCTGTGGACGTTCACCGCCGTCCTCGGCTCCGGCGCCCTGGCCGTCCACGTCGCACTGCGGTTCCTCGCACCCTGGGCCGATCCGCTGATCCTGCCGCTGACGGTCCTGCTCAACGGGATCGGCCTCATCCTCATCTGGGGCCTGCACGCCGAAGCCGGAGACTCCGACGCCACCGCCCCGCGGCAACTCATGTGGACCGGCCTGGGGCAACTCGCCTGCCTGGCCACGCTGCTCCTGGTACGCCGCCCCCAGCACCTGCAGCGCTACCCCTACCTGATGGCGCTCGCCGGACTCGCCCTGCTCGCCTCGCCCATGCTGCCCGTCGTCGGACTCGACCAGTACGGCGCCCGACGCTGGCTGTCGTTCGGCGACTTCACCGTGCAGCCCTCGGAGTTCGCCAAGATCCCGCTGGTGGTCTTCCTCGCCGCCTACCTCGGCGTGAAACGGGACGCCCTGTCCCTGGCCGCCACCCAGATCACGGTGCGCGGCGTCAAGATCTTCAGCGTGCCCCGGATGCGCGACATGGGACCGATGACGGCGGCGTGGGGAATCGCCATCCTCATCCTGGTCGGCACCAAGGACCTCGGCACCTCGCTGCTGCTGTTCACCCTGTTCCTGGCGATGCTCTACGCCGCCACCCAGCGCAAGTCGTGGGCGGGCATCGGCCTGGCGATGTTCCTCGCCGGAGCCTACGCCGCCCACCTGCTCTTCTGGCACGTCCAACAGCGCGTGACGATCTGGCTGCACGCCTTCTCCCCCGAGGTCTACCACGACCCCCAGGGCAGCCGGCAGGTGGTGGACGGCCTGTTCGCGCTCGCCGACGGCGGGCTGCTCGGCGTCGGCTTCGGCACCGGCCGAGCCTCCACCCTGTTCGCCGCCGACAGCGACCTGATCATGGTGTCGCTGGGCGAGAAGTTCGGCCTGGCCGGACTGGCGGCGGTCCTGGTGGCCACACTGCTGCTGGTGGAACGCGCCTTCCGGGCCGCGCTGGCCGCACGTGAGGTCTTCGTCAAGCTGATGACCACCGGCCTGGCCTTCCTGTGGGCCTTCCAGGTGTTCGTGGTGGTGGGCGGGATCACCCTGCTGATCCCGCTGAGCGGCATGACCTTCCCCCTGCTGGCCGTCGGCGGCTCCTCCCTGGTCACCAGCTGGATCGTCGTCGGACTGTGGCTGCGCGTGGGCGACCAGGCCCGCCGCCCCGCGGCAGCCTCCGAACACGACGGCGGCCCCACCGTGGAACTGCCGTCCACCGTGGTCGGCGAGGTGTGGAACCGGGCTCTCGCCGCCACCAGGAGCGCCGCCGACGGCTCGGCCTCCTGA
- a CDS encoding sulfite exporter TauE/SafE family protein — MQTLILLGVVGLLAQLVDGSLGMGYGVTSTTLLLAVGATPAGASATVHLAQIGTTLSSGLSHWRMGNVDWRVVRRIAIPGGIGAFGGATVLSSLSTQAAAPLMSGILLLLGCYVLLRFTVRGLPSGNLGKPLRGRFLTPLGLVGGFVDATGGGGWGPVGTSALLASGRLEPRRVVGSVATGEFIVALSASAGFLTGLGHSGVNLPWAVALLIGGAAAAPFAAWIVRYVPPRVLGSVVGGMIILTNAHTVMNSDWLPVDGTGQTAVYLLVLTLWAAATAWSLRAHLTDSAAARAAAPEPEAARG; from the coding sequence ATGCAGACCCTCATCCTGCTGGGCGTGGTCGGCCTGCTGGCCCAACTCGTCGACGGCAGTCTCGGCATGGGCTACGGCGTCACCTCGACCACCCTGCTGCTGGCGGTCGGCGCGACACCGGCAGGCGCCTCCGCCACCGTCCACCTGGCCCAGATCGGCACCACCCTGTCGTCGGGTCTGTCGCACTGGCGGATGGGCAACGTCGACTGGCGGGTCGTACGACGCATCGCGATCCCCGGCGGAATCGGCGCGTTCGGCGGCGCCACCGTTCTGAGCAGCCTGTCCACCCAGGCCGCGGCCCCCCTGATGTCGGGCATCCTGCTGCTGCTGGGCTGCTACGTCCTCCTCCGCTTCACCGTCCGGGGACTGCCGAGCGGCAACCTCGGCAAGCCCCTGCGCGGTCGCTTCCTCACCCCGCTCGGCCTCGTCGGCGGATTCGTCGACGCCACCGGAGGAGGCGGCTGGGGCCCGGTCGGCACCTCCGCGCTGCTGGCCAGCGGCCGACTCGAACCGCGCAGGGTCGTCGGCTCGGTGGCCACCGGCGAGTTCATCGTGGCCCTCTCCGCCAGCGCGGGCTTCCTCACCGGCCTGGGCCACTCCGGGGTCAACCTGCCCTGGGCCGTCGCCCTCCTGATCGGCGGAGCCGCCGCCGCGCCCTTCGCCGCCTGGATCGTGCGCTACGTCCCCCCGCGCGTCCTGGGCTCCGTGGTCGGCGGCATGATCATCCTCACCAACGCCCACACCGTCATGAACAGCGACTGGCTGCCCGTCGACGGAACCGGACAGACCGCCGTCTACCTGCTGGTCCTCACCCTCTGGGCCGCCGCGACAGCCTGGTCCCTGCGCGCCCACCTGACCGACTCCGCGGCGGCACGCGCCGCCGCCCCGGAACCGGAGGCCGCACGCGGCTGA
- the eno gene encoding phosphopyruvate hydratase, producing the protein MASIEAVQAREILDSRGNPTVEVEVLLDDGTTARAAVPSGASTGQFEAVELRDGGDRYGGKGVEKAVAAVNEEISDEIMGYGAEEQRLIDNALITLDGTPDKSRLGANAILGASLAVAKAAAESADLPLFRYLGGPNAHVLPVPMMNILNGGAHADTNVDIQEFMIAPIGAPSFREALRWGAEVYQALKAVLKAHGLATGVGDEGGFAPNLDSNRAALDLITEAVTKAGYTPGSDIALALDVAATEFHSDGAYQFEGRSRSAEEMAAYYTELVDAYPLVSIEDPLDEEDWAGWKSLTAALGDRVQLVGDDLFVTNPERLRRGIDEGAANSLLVKVNQIGTLTETFDAVALAQYSRYTAMISHRSGETEDTTIADIAVATNAGQIKTGAPARSERVAKYNQLLRIEDELDDAAVYAGAGAFPRFARQG; encoded by the coding sequence TTGGCGTCGATCGAGGCAGTGCAGGCGCGGGAGATTCTCGACTCCCGCGGTAACCCGACGGTCGAGGTCGAGGTTCTGCTCGACGACGGGACGACCGCCCGGGCGGCTGTCCCCAGCGGTGCGTCCACCGGCCAGTTCGAGGCGGTCGAGCTGCGTGACGGCGGCGACCGCTACGGCGGCAAGGGCGTTGAGAAGGCCGTCGCCGCGGTGAACGAGGAGATCTCCGACGAGATCATGGGCTACGGCGCCGAGGAGCAGCGGCTCATCGACAACGCGCTGATCACCCTGGACGGCACCCCCGACAAGTCCCGCCTGGGCGCCAACGCCATCCTGGGCGCGTCCCTGGCCGTGGCCAAGGCGGCCGCGGAGAGCGCCGACCTTCCGCTCTTCCGCTACCTGGGCGGCCCCAACGCCCACGTGCTGCCGGTGCCGATGATGAACATCCTCAACGGCGGCGCGCACGCCGACACCAACGTCGACATCCAGGAGTTCATGATCGCCCCCATCGGGGCGCCGAGCTTCCGTGAGGCGCTGCGCTGGGGCGCCGAGGTCTACCAGGCGCTCAAGGCGGTGCTCAAGGCCCACGGGCTGGCCACCGGCGTCGGCGACGAGGGCGGGTTCGCCCCCAACCTCGACAGCAACCGCGCCGCGCTCGACCTGATCACCGAGGCCGTCACCAAGGCGGGCTACACCCCCGGCAGCGACATCGCGCTGGCCCTGGACGTCGCCGCCACCGAGTTCCACTCCGACGGCGCCTACCAGTTCGAGGGCAGGAGCCGCAGCGCCGAGGAGATGGCCGCCTACTACACCGAACTGGTCGACGCCTACCCGCTGGTGTCCATCGAGGACCCGCTGGACGAGGAGGACTGGGCGGGCTGGAAGTCCCTGACCGCCGCCCTGGGCGACCGGGTCCAGCTCGTCGGCGACGACCTGTTCGTCACCAACCCCGAGCGGCTGCGGCGCGGTATCGACGAGGGCGCCGCCAACTCGCTGCTGGTCAAGGTGAACCAGATCGGCACGCTCACCGAGACCTTCGACGCCGTCGCGCTCGCCCAGTACAGCCGCTACACCGCGATGATCAGCCACCGGTCCGGCGAGACCGAGGACACCACCATCGCCGACATCGCGGTGGCCACCAACGCCGGGCAGATCAAGACCGGCGCCCCCGCCCGCAGTGAGCGGGTCGCCAAGTACAACCAGCTGCTGCGCATCGAGGACGAGCTCGACGACGCGGCCGTCTACGCCGGAGCGGGCGCGTTCCCGCGCTTCGCGCGGCAGGGCTGA
- a CDS encoding FtsB family cell division protein, translating to MSPPSGSGGSPRRRSRRTADATAPRDRGGSGAEPTGRPALTSRAAILALLVCVIALSLAYPLREYIAQRAQIAQLKEERAHTRQAVQELAERYEELQDPAHIEREARSRLHYQYPDEQAYILLGETSEEEEVEDSGPREPWFVELWDSVAEADRPDA from the coding sequence GTGTCGCCACCCAGCGGGAGCGGCGGCTCCCCGCGGCGGCGGTCCCGACGGACCGCGGACGCCACCGCGCCGCGCGACCGCGGGGGCTCCGGCGCGGAGCCGACCGGCAGGCCCGCGCTGACCAGCCGCGCGGCCATCCTGGCGCTGCTGGTCTGCGTGATCGCGCTCAGCCTGGCCTACCCGCTGCGCGAGTACATCGCCCAGCGCGCGCAGATCGCCCAGCTCAAGGAGGAGCGCGCGCACACCCGGCAGGCGGTCCAGGAGCTCGCCGAACGCTACGAGGAGTTGCAGGATCCCGCCCACATCGAACGCGAGGCCCGCTCCCGGCTGCACTACCAGTACCCGGACGAACAGGCCTACATCCTCCTCGGCGAGACCTCCGAGGAGGAGGAGGTCGAGGACAGCGGTCCACGGGAGCCCTGGTTCGTCGAGCTGTGGGACTCGGTCGCCGAGGCGGACCGGCCGGACGCGTGA
- a CDS encoding DUF501 domain-containing protein has protein sequence MTSAEHNPDGRAAAEDVAAVRLQLGRPPRGVHEVAHRCPCGLPDVVRTAPRLEDGTPFPTLYYLTCPRAASAVGTLESSGLMREMTGRLEDDPELRAAYAEAHESYVAERDALARRIGVEPLPEGMQSAGGMPRRVKCLHALVAHELAVPGSNPLGREALDKLPEWWDRGPCVCVDDSTDNTERNGGGQ, from the coding sequence ATGACTTCCGCAGAGCACAATCCCGACGGTCGGGCCGCCGCCGAGGACGTCGCGGCCGTCCGGCTCCAGTTGGGACGGCCGCCGCGCGGCGTGCACGAGGTGGCGCACCGGTGCCCGTGCGGGCTGCCCGACGTGGTGCGCACCGCGCCGCGCCTGGAGGACGGCACCCCGTTTCCCACCCTGTACTACCTGACCTGTCCCCGCGCGGCCTCGGCCGTCGGCACGCTGGAGAGCAGCGGGCTGATGCGCGAGATGACCGGGCGACTGGAGGACGATCCCGAACTGCGCGCCGCCTACGCCGAGGCGCACGAGTCCTACGTGGCCGAACGCGACGCCCTCGCCCGAAGGATCGGGGTGGAGCCGCTGCCCGAGGGCATGCAGAGCGCGGGCGGCATGCCGAGGCGGGTCAAGTGCCTGCACGCGCTGGTCGCGCACGAGTTGGCCGTGCCGGGGAGCAACCCGCTCGGGCGGGAGGCCCTGGACAAGCTGCCCGAGTGGTGGGACCGGGGGCCGTGCGTGTGTGTGGACGACAGCACCGACAACACCGAGAGGAACGGCGGGGGCCAGTGA
- a CDS encoding Ppx/GppA phosphatase family protein, with protein MRTVAAIDCGTNSIRLLVAGVIDADGDDVQLLDVERRMEVVRLGQGVDRTGAFAPEALRRTFDALTEYAELMRGHGVELGADSVRMVATSATRDAANRDEFVAGVRGIIGVEPEVISGDQEAELSFVGATAELEAEGAEAGLPRPYLVVDIGGGSTEFVLGHVGDDGAVRAARSVDIGCVRMTERHFHSDPPTAEQIAAATADIEAALDEAAATVPLAEAATVVCVAGTATTVAGIAEELPAYDPERIHHARVPVGRLREITAELLAMPHERRAAIGVMHPGRVDVIGAGALILERVLTRTGAAEFVASEHDILDGIAWSLALEGYREE; from the coding sequence GTGAGAACGGTCGCGGCCATCGACTGCGGAACCAATTCCATCCGTCTGCTCGTGGCGGGAGTGATCGACGCGGACGGCGACGACGTCCAACTGCTGGACGTGGAGCGCCGCATGGAGGTGGTCCGGCTCGGCCAGGGCGTGGACCGCACCGGAGCGTTCGCCCCCGAGGCGCTGAGGCGCACCTTCGACGCGCTGACCGAGTACGCCGAGCTGATGCGCGGCCACGGGGTCGAGTTGGGGGCCGACTCCGTGCGCATGGTGGCCACCAGCGCAACCCGGGACGCCGCCAACCGCGACGAGTTCGTGGCGGGCGTGCGCGGGATCATCGGGGTGGAGCCCGAGGTGATCAGCGGCGACCAGGAGGCCGAGCTGTCCTTCGTGGGCGCGACCGCCGAACTGGAGGCCGAGGGGGCGGAGGCCGGGCTGCCCCGCCCCTACCTGGTGGTGGACATCGGCGGCGGCTCCACCGAGTTCGTGCTCGGCCACGTCGGCGACGACGGCGCGGTGCGCGCGGCCCGCTCGGTCGACATCGGCTGTGTACGGATGACCGAACGGCACTTCCACTCCGATCCGCCCACGGCCGAGCAGATCGCGGCGGCCACCGCCGACATCGAGGCGGCACTGGACGAGGCCGCGGCGACCGTCCCGCTGGCGGAGGCCGCGACGGTGGTGTGCGTGGCGGGGACGGCCACGACGGTGGCGGGGATCGCGGAGGAGCTGCCCGCCTACGATCCCGAGCGCATCCACCACGCCCGGGTACCGGTCGGCCGACTGCGGGAGATCACCGCCGAACTGCTGGCCATGCCGCACGAGCGGCGCGCGGCGATCGGCGTCATGCACCCGGGGCGGGTGGACGTGATCGGTGCGGGCGCGCTCATCCTGGAGCGGGTGCTGACCCGGACGGGGGCGGCCGAGTTCGTGGCGAGCGAGCATGACATCCTGGACGGCATCGCCTGGAGCCTGGCCCTGGAGGGGTACCGGGAGGAGTAA
- a CDS encoding NAD(P)/FAD-dependent oxidoreductase: MTESRNYRLVHGGGDESEIPHVLIVGGGYLGMYTAMRLERKLGPGEARITVVDPNSYMTYQPFLPETAAGSISPRNVVVPLRKVLRRTRVLNGRVVRIEHAKRRVEFESNQGELRDIAYDHLVMAAGAVSRTLPIPGLAEHGIGIKTVEEAAYLRNHVLEQLNIADSTDDPAVRRKALNFVFVGGGFAGAEAIAELEDLARDATRIYPSIGIDDLHFYLIEAADRILPEVGPEVGAKALNQLRLRGIDVRLSTFLESAVDERIKLSDGTEFEAGTLVWTAGVKPSPVVQASDLPLGPKGHVDTSEYLTVNGVENAFAGGDNAQVPDGNGGYYPPNAQNAVRQAPVLADNVIATLRGRELKPYRHKNLGAVAGLGMNKGAAQLFGRIRLTGRPAWLAHRGYHLLAVPTFNRKLRVLSDWTLGFFLRRDFASIPEMSQPRQAFAEAARPQVENGHLLRRVS; encoded by the coding sequence ATGACCGAGAGCAGGAACTACCGACTGGTCCACGGCGGTGGTGACGAATCGGAGATCCCGCACGTGCTCATCGTCGGCGGTGGGTACCTGGGCATGTACACCGCGATGCGGCTGGAGAGGAAGTTGGGACCCGGCGAGGCCCGCATCACCGTCGTCGACCCCAACTCCTACATGACCTACCAGCCGTTCCTGCCCGAAACGGCCGCCGGAAGCATCTCCCCGCGCAACGTCGTCGTCCCGCTGCGCAAGGTCCTGCGCCGGACGCGGGTGCTCAACGGCCGGGTGGTCCGCATCGAGCACGCCAAGCGCAGGGTCGAGTTCGAGTCGAACCAGGGCGAGCTCCGCGACATCGCCTACGACCACCTCGTCATGGCCGCCGGAGCCGTCTCGCGGACCCTGCCCATCCCGGGCCTGGCCGAGCACGGCATCGGCATCAAGACCGTCGAAGAGGCCGCCTACCTGCGCAACCACGTGCTGGAGCAGCTCAACATCGCCGACTCCACCGACGACCCCGCGGTGCGGCGCAAGGCGCTGAACTTCGTGTTCGTCGGCGGCGGGTTCGCGGGCGCCGAGGCCATCGCGGAACTGGAGGACCTCGCCCGCGACGCCACCCGGATCTACCCGTCGATCGGCATCGACGACCTGCACTTCTACCTGATCGAGGCGGCCGACCGCATCCTGCCGGAGGTGGGCCCCGAGGTCGGCGCCAAGGCGCTCAACCAGTTGCGGCTGCGCGGTATCGACGTGCGCCTGTCGACCTTCCTGGAGTCGGCGGTCGACGAGCGCATCAAGCTCAGCGACGGCACCGAGTTCGAGGCGGGCACCCTGGTGTGGACCGCCGGAGTCAAGCCGAGCCCGGTCGTGCAGGCCTCCGACCTGCCGCTCGGCCCCAAGGGCCACGTGGACACCAGCGAGTACCTCACCGTCAACGGTGTGGAGAACGCCTTCGCCGGCGGCGACAACGCCCAGGTGCCCGACGGCAACGGCGGCTACTACCCGCCCAACGCCCAGAACGCGGTCCGGCAGGCGCCGGTCCTGGCCGACAACGTCATCGCGACCCTGCGCGGCAGGGAGCTCAAGCCCTACCGGCACAAGAACCTGGGCGCGGTCGCCGGGCTCGGCATGAACAAGGGCGCGGCCCAGCTGTTCGGCAGGATCAGGCTGACCGGCCGCCCGGCCTGGCTGGCCCACCGCGGCTACCACCTGCTGGCGGTCCCCACCTTCAACCGCAAGCTGCGGGTCCTGTCGGACTGGACGCTCGGCTTCTTCCTCCGCCGGGACTTCGCGTCGATCCCGGAGATGAGCCAGCCCCGCCAGGCGTTCGCCGAGGCCGCCCGGCCCCAGGTCGAGAACGGCCACCTGCTGCGCCGCGTCTCCTAG
- the pruA gene encoding L-glutamate gamma-semialdehyde dehydrogenase gives MDAVTNVPAPVNEPVLSYAPGNPERAELINQLRALSSEPTELTMTIGGERRMGGGARVDVVQPHNHASVLGTLGNATHDDARAAVAAAKRAAPAWRETPFDERAAVLLRAAELLSGPWRQRINAATMLGQSKTAVQAEIDAACELIDFWRFNVHFARRIMAEQPMANAPGTWNRIDHRPLEGFVYAITPFNFTAIAGNLPTGPALMGNAVVWKPSPTQTLAAYLTMRLLEEAGLPPGVINLVTGDGLALSDVALSDPDLAGIHFTGSTRTFQHLWRTVGENIATYRGYPRVVGETGGKDFVVAHSSADPDVLRTALLRGAFEYQGQKCSAASRAFVARSVWERMRDDFLSEAEALPMGDVTDFRNFMGAVIDRRSYDRLATLLDDVRTASSVEVLVGGTADDSVGYFVRPTVLLGSDPGHEIFSTEYFGPVLAVSVYDDDAYDKVLAAVDSGAPYGLTGAVIATDRTAIAEATRTLRFAAGNFYVNDKPTGSVVGQQPFGGARASGTNDKAGSMANLMRWTSPRVIKETFVPSTDHRYPHQG, from the coding sequence ATGGACGCCGTGACAAACGTTCCCGCACCCGTGAACGAACCCGTCCTGTCGTACGCGCCCGGCAACCCCGAGCGCGCCGAACTCATCAACCAGCTCAGGGCGCTGTCCTCGGAACCCACCGAACTGACCATGACCATCGGCGGCGAGCGGCGGATGGGCGGCGGCGCCCGCGTCGACGTCGTCCAACCGCACAACCACGCCTCCGTCCTGGGCACCCTCGGCAACGCCACCCACGACGACGCCCGCGCCGCCGTCGCCGCGGCCAAACGCGCCGCCCCCGCCTGGCGCGAGACGCCCTTCGACGAGCGCGCCGCCGTCCTGCTGCGCGCCGCGGAACTGCTGTCGGGCCCGTGGCGGCAGCGGATCAACGCCGCCACCATGCTCGGCCAGTCCAAGACCGCGGTCCAGGCCGAGATCGACGCGGCGTGCGAACTCATCGACTTCTGGCGGTTCAACGTCCACTTCGCCCGCCGGATCATGGCCGAACAGCCCATGGCCAACGCACCGGGAACGTGGAACCGCATCGACCACCGCCCACTGGAGGGGTTCGTCTACGCGATCACCCCGTTCAACTTCACCGCCATCGCCGGGAACCTGCCCACCGGGCCCGCGCTCATGGGCAACGCCGTGGTCTGGAAGCCGTCGCCCACCCAGACCCTCGCCGCGTACCTCACCATGCGGCTGCTGGAGGAGGCCGGACTGCCTCCCGGCGTCATCAACCTGGTCACCGGCGACGGCCTGGCGCTGTCGGACGTGGCGCTGTCCGACCCCGACCTGGCGGGCATCCACTTCACCGGCTCCACCCGCACCTTCCAGCACCTGTGGCGCACCGTCGGCGAGAACATCGCCACCTACCGCGGCTACCCGCGCGTCGTCGGGGAGACCGGAGGCAAGGACTTCGTCGTCGCGCACTCCTCCGCCGACCCCGACGTGCTGCGCACCGCCCTGCTGCGCGGCGCGTTCGAGTACCAGGGCCAGAAGTGCTCGGCGGCCTCCCGCGCGTTCGTCGCGCGCTCGGTGTGGGAGCGGATGCGCGACGACTTCCTCTCCGAGGCCGAGGCGCTGCCCATGGGCGACGTCACCGACTTCCGCAACTTCATGGGCGCCGTCATCGACCGCCGCTCCTACGACCGGCTGGCGACCCTGCTCGACGACGTGCGCACCGCGTCCTCCGTCGAGGTCCTGGTGGGCGGCACCGCCGACGACAGCGTCGGCTACTTCGTGCGCCCCACCGTCCTGCTCGGCAGCGACCCCGGCCACGAGATCTTCTCCACCGAGTACTTCGGCCCGGTCCTGGCGGTCAGCGTCTACGACGACGACGCCTACGACAAGGTGCTGGCGGCGGTCGACAGCGGCGCCCCCTACGGACTGACCGGCGCGGTCATCGCCACCGACCGCACCGCGATCGCCGAGGCGACACGGACACTGCGGTTCGCGGCGGGCAACTTCTACGTCAACGACAAGCCCACCGGCTCGGTCGTGGGCCAGCAGCCGTTCGGCGGCGCCCGCGCCAGCGGCACCAACGACAAGGCCGGGTCCATGGCCAACCTCATGCGGTGGACCAGCCCCCGGGTGATCAAGGAGACGTTCGTGCCGTCCACCGACCACCGCTACCCGCACCAGGGGTAG
- a CDS encoding proline dehydrogenase family protein, with protein sequence MLRTALLLAARSDRCRAFVERAPLTRGVVTRFVAGATLEEALPVVRRLTTDRLVTLDHLGEDVTDADRAADTVDAYVRLLAALDLHGLTERAEVSVKLSALGQALPVDGQRIALDNARRVCAAADAVGTTVTLDMEDHTTTDSTLEILRELRADFPGTGAVLQAYLRRTEADCRDLAVPGSRVRLCKGAYDEPASVAYRDRGEVDRSYVRCLRVLMDGPGYPMVASHDPRMIRIAAHLAGAAGRDADSYEYQMLYGVRADAQAGLAARGHRVRVYVPYGGQWYGYFMRRLAERPANVAFLARALAGGRNRTAWPPSAV encoded by the coding sequence ATGCTCCGCACCGCGCTGCTGCTGGCCGCGCGCTCCGACCGCTGCCGCGCGTTCGTGGAACGCGCCCCCCTCACCCGGGGCGTGGTGACCCGGTTCGTCGCCGGGGCGACCCTGGAGGAGGCGCTGCCCGTCGTCCGGCGGCTCACCACCGACCGGCTGGTCACCCTGGACCACCTGGGGGAGGACGTCACCGACGCGGACCGGGCCGCCGACACCGTCGACGCCTACGTCCGACTGCTGGCGGCGCTCGACCTGCACGGCCTCACCGAGCGGGCCGAGGTGTCGGTGAAGCTGTCCGCGCTCGGGCAGGCGCTGCCCGTCGACGGGCAGCGGATCGCGTTGGACAACGCGCGGCGCGTCTGCGCGGCGGCCGACGCGGTCGGCACCACGGTCACCCTGGACATGGAGGACCACACCACCACCGACTCCACCCTGGAGATCCTGCGGGAACTGCGTGCCGACTTCCCCGGAACGGGCGCGGTGCTCCAGGCCTACCTGAGGCGTACCGAAGCCGACTGCCGGGACCTGGCCGTGCCCGGGTCGCGGGTGAGGCTGTGCAAGGGCGCCTACGACGAGCCCGCCTCGGTGGCCTACCGCGACCGGGGCGAGGTGGACCGCTCCTACGTGCGGTGCCTGCGCGTCCTCATGGACGGCCCCGGATATCCGATGGTGGCCTCGCACGACCCGCGCATGATCCGGATCGCCGCCCACCTGGCCGGTGCGGCCGGGCGTGACGCGGACTCCTACGAGTACCAGATGCTCTACGGCGTCCGCGCCGACGCGCAGGCCGGGTTGGCGGCCCGGGGACACCGGGTGCGGGTGTACGTGCCCTACGGCGGCCAGTGGTACGGCTACTTCATGCGCCGACTCGCCGAGCGCCCGGCGAACGTGGCGTTCCTCGCCCGCGCGCTGGCCGGTGGCCGGAACCGGACGGCGTGGCCACCGAGCGCGGTGTGA
- a CDS encoding Bax inhibitor-1/YccA family protein, with protein MRKRSSNPVIKRALAAAPGSAGAYPQPGYGQPYPPQGYGQPHPQPGYGPNPYGTQPGHAPVGPGYRDPNYRPVTIDDVVMRTGFTLGTVVLGAVLTYFLAMSNPALGLGLLVVGAIGALVMGLVIAFTRSTNPVLILLYAALEGLFVGGFSFLLEASLAGVAPGGLVVPAVFGTLFVAGTMLALYKFQVIRVTNTFVKVVTAAVIAFAVLVLANLVLSFFIPGGLGLREAGPLGLAVSAIAIVLAALVLAIDFKDVDDALALGLPEKVSWQLAFGLTLSLVWLYIEILRLLWIIQSMFSE; from the coding sequence ATGCGGAAGCGCAGTTCCAACCCCGTGATCAAGCGGGCCCTGGCTGCCGCTCCGGGAAGCGCGGGCGCCTACCCGCAGCCCGGCTACGGTCAGCCCTACCCCCCGCAGGGCTACGGTCAGCCCCACCCCCAGCCGGGCTACGGTCCCAACCCGTACGGGACCCAGCCGGGCCATGCGCCGGTCGGCCCCGGCTACCGGGACCCCAACTACCGCCCGGTGACCATCGACGACGTCGTGATGCGGACCGGCTTCACGCTCGGCACCGTCGTCCTGGGCGCCGTCCTCACCTACTTCCTGGCGATGTCCAACCCGGCGCTCGGTCTCGGGCTGCTGGTCGTCGGCGCGATCGGCGCGCTGGTCATGGGTCTGGTCATCGCCTTCACCAGGTCCACCAACCCCGTCCTGATCCTCCTCTACGCGGCGTTGGAGGGTCTGTTCGTCGGCGGGTTCAGCTTCCTGCTGGAGGCGTCCCTCGCGGGAGTGGCCCCCGGCGGCCTGGTGGTCCCCGCGGTCTTCGGCACGCTGTTCGTGGCGGGCACCATGCTCGCGCTCTACAAGTTCCAGGTCATCCGGGTCACCAACACCTTCGTCAAGGTCGTGACCGCGGCGGTGATCGCCTTCGCCGTGCTGGTCCTGGCCAACCTCGTCCTCAGCTTCTTCATCCCGGGCGGGCTGGGCCTGCGCGAGGCGGGACCGCTGGGTCTGGCGGTGAGCGCCATCGCCATCGTCCTGGCGGCGCTGGTGCTGGCCATCGACTTCAAGGACGTCGACGACGCCCTCGCGCTGGGGCTGCCGGAGAAGGTCTCCTGGCAGCTCGCGTTCGGCCTGACCCTGTCCCTGGTCTGGCTCTACATCGAGATCCTGCGTCTGCTCTGGATCATCCAGTCGATGTTCAGCGAATAG